From the genome of Limisphaerales bacterium:
GGTCAGCACCTGCACGGGGCCGAGGTTGTTGGTGTAGTTATCAATCCAGGCAAGGCTGTCCGTGCGGTTGAAGGCAATGGGAACGCCATCGGGCGAGACGCCCAGTTCATCGGCCACAAAAATAATATCCGGCTGAAAAATACCCCGGCCAACGGTTTGCTCGAACCACGCCAGCGTGGGGATACCAATGTAAGCGGAGGCACCCGGAGTTGTGTTGTTCAGCCCCCCTACGTTTTGGCCATTCGTGCTCACAAAACGATCGGTCCAAATATGGTTGGTGGCGGTAAAGGTGATGCCTAGAAACGAATCAAAGGGCTGCTCGACAAACAACATTTTGTCGATGCCCCCACGCAGGGCTACATCCACCAACGCCGGCGGCGCCTGTGCAGGCAAGGAAGAGGTAATGGGCAGCCCGGGAATAATGCCCGAGTTGCGGCGGGGGATGTATGCGCCGGAGGTGCCGGAAGGATCCGGGAATTGCCGTGGACTGCCATTCGGGAATACTGGAATTGCATAAGTCGGCAGGAAGTTTGCCGGGATGATCAGGGCCACATTGGGATCAAGATTTTCATAAACTATGTTGCCCTTGCGATACAGGTAATGCAGCCCGCCGGCATCATCATAGGTGAGCGCGTGGCGGGGTTCGTATTTGCCTCCCATCGCATATTTGCCGCTGTAAAAAACGCCGAACCCAAACAGCGTGGGCTGATCCGTCCAGTAAATCGCCGTGTTGCCGTAAAAGGCATCCACAATTCCCGCCACGGAAGTCCACGCGTTGCCGCTGGTGTCGGTGGTGAATTCCTCCATATCTGCGAAGGTGGGAGCCACAGTGAATCCCGCCGATGGCGGTGCATCATGAATCAGCCGGTAGCTGTACGTTACGCCGTTAATGACCGGCGTGGCCTTGAAGGTGATGGGATCGAAATTGCGGAGGCGGACGTTGAAATTTAACTGGGTGCCCGAGGCGTTGGTGGTGATTGACCGCGCGCCAAACGCGTAACGATGCGGATTGCCGAGGCCAAGTTGATTCACCACCATTCCCAGCACAAGGCTCTTGATGTCAATAATACCCGCTTCTTTCGCGGTGCGGTTTTCCCAAGTGGTATTGTAGTTAGTGCGAAAGCCGTGCTTCGTGTAATCCAACGCACTAACGCCTGAATAATCGTCATTATCGAAAAAATCATTTACAATCGTAAACGCTTCCTTCACCGCCTCGCGTCCTTCGAGCCCGAAATATTGCATGAAGCTCGCGTCAAACGCATACGTCAGCATCGGGGTGTTCCACCGGAAAAATGTCTTGAGATCCTTTGGCCCGCCAAGGTCATCGGTGTAATTGAAATCGATGCCGCCGCTGGCTACTTCAGCCACATCCATCGGGCCGATCATCACAAAGGCACGGGCATTCGGCACCCCCAGCAGCCCCGTCATGCAGCAAAGTGCAAATACCAGTTTTTTCATACTAGTTCCCGGATCATTGGAAAAGGAATGCCCCTCGCCCGTCTTGGGCGCCCCATCATTGGCATGGCAAAAACTCACGTGCGGTTTTGTGAAAAACAAACCAACACTTCCTCCTCCTCCCCGCGAGTATGGGCTAAAACGCATCCCAGCCAACCCCGCATTGCTCACACGTGGCGAGCAAAATGTGAACAACCTGCTTGCGGGAAATGTTACTCAAGCTGCTGCATCTCCCGCAACGCTGCCACATTCTCGCGCATTACCGTTAGCCAATCACTCGCCGCACGGTTGGCGCACGGCGCAAAGATCACGGTGCGAATGCCCCGTGTTTTCAGCTTGGCGATGATCACTTGATTCGGCGCATCTTCCCACAGCATTACCTTCGCCGGATGCGTTTTGCGCAGTGCCGCCAATTCCGCCCAACCCGCCTCATCCGGCATCGTATCCGGTTCCCAATGCACGCTGCGAATGTTCAATTCATAACCGCGCGCCAAGTACTGATACACCGGATGCGATCCCAGCAACGGGGTGTCTCCCAAATCCGCCGCGATGCCGCGCAAGTCCGCATCCAACGAAACCAAGTCGCGCTGCAGTGCGACGAAATTGTTCGCAAGCCTTTGGCTGTGCGCCGGCAATACATTCATCAGCGCACGATGCACAGCGGCCGCTTGGTGCTGCGCCTGTTTGAAATCCAGCCAAGTAGTGAACGCCGTGCCCGCGTGGCTGTGCTCGCCGCCTTTGCCGTGCTGATGCGCCGCATCGGTTTTCACCGCGATGAACGCCTCGCAAAACGCCGTGCTGGTGTTCGTCGTTCGCGAATCGGGCAACGAAGTCCACGCCGTCCATTTCGCGTACGATGCCCCGTTGAGCAGGATGAGATCGGATGATTGAAACGCGCGCACTTCCGCTGCCGTCGGTTTCCAAAACGCCGGATCTCCTTCCATATCTGGAAAATGCACCTCCACCAAATCGCCCGCAATCCGTTCCACAAAATACGCCAGCGGAAAATTCACCACCGCCACGCGCAGCTTGTCCGCTTGCGGTGCGGGCCCGGTCACTGCCGGTTTGCAGCCCAACAGAATAATGATGGGTAAATAAATGAACTGTTTCATCCTGCTAAAGTATTTAAGTAATCCCGCGCCCACCCCACCGTGGCCCACGCGGCGGCGAGCGCGATGGCGATAGCGATGGCAAAAATAATGAGCAGCTCCGCAGCTTGCAAAGCGAACTGCGTGCTGCGGCTACAGCCCAGCAAAAAGAGCGTCTCCATTTCCCGCGCGCGGAGGCGGCGTGACAGCGCGACAATCAGTGCCAGCAATAATCCCATCGCGCTGGCGACCAAAGCATAATTTGCATCGAGAAATTGCCGTACCTGCATTACCATCCCCATCATTTCATCCACCACCATCGGCGGTTTGAGTGCCTGTAGCGTTCCGCTGTTTTGAAAACGGCCCATCACCATCGCCGTTTCCTTGGCGTCCACCGGTTCCACCAAAATCGCTGTGAGCGGCAGCGCGGTGGTGTCGCCATGGAAATGAAACGTGCTCATATTTTCCGGTGTGATTTCCAAATGCGTTTTCACCAGCTTTGCGCTCGGGGAGTTCGTGGCATTAGTTTCCTGCGCGTCATGGCCGTGACCAAGCCCCGCGATGATCCACGCGGTTTTCACATCCACAAACACCCCTTCATCATCCGCCGTGCCGGTGGCCGCGAGCACGCCGGTCACGTTGAGCTGCAGCGGATAATCGCCCGCGAGGTCGAATAAATTTTTGCGGTCGGTTTTTAATTTGTCGCCCGGGCTGAGGGTTAGTTTTTGCGCCGCATTCGCGCCCAACACGCAATCGCCCAAGAGCGCCATCGATTCGCCGCGCGCCAGTTGCAGATTGCGAAAATCAAAATAATCCAGCGACGTGCCCACTACCGGTTGCCCGCCCGCGGTGAACTGCGCGTGCAGCGGAATCACGCGGCCGTGCCCCGCTTCGTGCAGCGCGGTGAATTCGCCATGCGCCACGGTGCCCTCGCTGCGCGCGCGGAAATACAGTCCGTGCAGCACGAGATCAAAGCGACTGCCGCGCGCGCCGACGATCATCGGCGTAGCTGCCGCGCGCGCGCCCAGCGCCTCATCGAAGGCATCCGCCGCCCAGTGCGTCGCCAGCGGGAGGTACAGCGCCAGGGCAACGCCCGCCACCATCACGCTTGCGGCTACGCGCCGCCGCCGTAAATACAGCCAGGCGAGCCAGAGGCTATTGATGGGTGGCCTCCGGTTTGTGAAATGTTGTAAAATCAATCACACGGTCAAAGCGGTCCAGTAGCGCGTGGTCGTGGGTGACCATCACCAGCGTGGCTTCGGCGCTTTCGGCTTGTTGAAATAGTTGGTCGAGAATGCGGTCTTTGTTTTTTGGATCGAGGTTGCCGGTGGGTTCATCGGCCAGCAACAGTTCGGGGCGCGGCAACAGCGCGCGGCAAATGGCGACGCGCTGTTGTTCGCCCTGCGAAAGTTCGTTTATGGGGGAATCCAGTTTGTCTGCGAGGTCCAGTCGCGCCGCCTGTAGTTTCACTTGCGATTCGATGGATTCGTAAACCGGCAGTGCCTCGTTGAGGCGATAGGGCAGTAAAATATTTTCGCGCACATCGAGGTGCTCCACCAACCGGAAATCCTGAAACACAAAGCCAATGTGCCGAATGCGAAATGCGCGTCGGCCGGCATCGGTCAATTCGTTTACCGAAACTTCGCCGACGGTCACCGTGCCGGATTGCGGCGTGACAATGCCGGCAAGCAGTCGCAACAGGGTGGTTTTGCCCGAGCCACTCGGGCCCACGAACGCCACGCGCGCGCCGCTCTCGATTTGCAAATCGGGAATCTCCAATCGGAAGCGTTCCGGCCCGTATTCGAATTTCAGTTGATCAATCGCAATGCGCATAATGCATCCTCAATCTTCAAACTGCCGCACGTCGGTTTCGAATCGCACGCGTTGTTCATCGGTCACTTCAAACGCGACGATCCGCCCGCGGTCTTCGGGCGTGGTGCTGAGTTGGATGCGCGCGGTGTATTCATTCTCGCGTGTGTGAATGTGCCCCCAATGCTCTACTGTGCCAATGACGCGCCAAGTGCAATCGACTGGTAAGCGTTTGGTTTCAATTTCCCCTGCGAGTGTGATTTGCATGATTTGTACCCGCTTCACGCGGGCCACCGCACCGCCTTGTTCCTGCATGCGCAGGCCGGATTGGATTTTCAAAAACAATTCCTCCAATAGGTCGCCCGTCACGCTGTGTTCCAACGCGTCGTAGACATCGCTCTCTTCATTGTAGTCAAACGCGCGATAAATATTTTGCAGCAACGTGGTGGCGTGAGTGGTCACGGCCTTCGCGTTGGGGGGCGCGCTGGCGGCGGGTGAATGCCAAAAACAAATTCCGGCCAACACGCACGCGCCGCCGGCAATCGCGCTGCCAATGCGGCGCATTGGATGATTGCGCAACAGCCCCGCGTACAGCGCGAGCGCGAGTAATGGAGCCGCGATCAAAAAGTTGAGAGATTTTTCTGAGATGGATTTTTCGGGCGCGGTCACGAGCGAGGTTTTGAAATCATGCGCGGCGGGCGGGTTGCCTTCGCGGGCCCAATCCCAGCGCGATTGATCGCGCACGAAGAATTCCTCGGTGGGATCTTTTTCGTGGTCGTACACAACCGAGCGCAGAAAGGGCGCGGCGTCGTGAAAGGAATCCCACGTCAAACGCACGCGATTGGGCGGCGCCTTGGCGGGGTAAACAAGAATGATACCGAGCCGCGCTTGATAAGCGCTCACGCGGCGGGGCTCGGCGTTCTGCGCAAAGTCGCGGATGTCCAAACCGAAAAACTGCAACCGCTGCAGAATGGGCCGGACGGGCACGCCATCGATTTCCACAGGATTACGGTCGCGAATCCATTCGGTTATTTTTTTGCGG
Proteins encoded in this window:
- a CDS encoding ABC transporter ATP-binding protein; the protein is MRIAIDQLKFEYGPERFRLEIPDLQIESGARVAFVGPSGSGKTTLLRLLAGIVTPQSGTVTVGEVSVNELTDAGRRAFRIRHIGFVFQDFRLVEHLDVRENILLPYRLNEALPVYESIESQVKLQAARLDLADKLDSPINELSQGEQQRVAICRALLPRPELLLADEPTGNLDPKNKDRILDQLFQQAESAEATLVMVTHDHALLDRFDRVIDFTTFHKPEATHQ
- a CDS encoding zinc ABC transporter substrate-binding protein produces the protein MKQFIYLPIIILLGCKPAVTGPAPQADKLRVAVVNFPLAYFVERIAGDLVEVHFPDMEGDPAFWKPTAAEVRAFQSSDLILLNGASYAKWTAWTSLPDSRTTNTSTAFCEAFIAVKTDAAHQHGKGGEHSHAGTAFTTWLDFKQAQHQAAAVHRALMNVLPAHSQRLANNFVALQRDLVSLDADLRGIAADLGDTPLLGSHPVYQYLARGYELNIRSVHWEPDTMPDEAGWAELAALRKTHPAKVMLWEDAPNQVIIAKLKTRGIRTVIFAPCANRAASDWLTVMRENVAALREMQQLE
- a CDS encoding ABC transporter permease, producing MILQHFTNRRPPINSLWLAWLYLRRRRVAASVMVAGVALALYLPLATHWAADAFDEALGARAAATPMIVGARGSRFDLVLHGLYFRARSEGTVAHGEFTALHEAGHGRVIPLHAQFTAGGQPVVGTSLDYFDFRNLQLARGESMALLGDCVLGANAAQKLTLSPGDKLKTDRKNLFDLAGDYPLQLNVTGVLAATGTADDEGVFVDVKTAWIIAGLGHGHDAQETNATNSPSAKLVKTHLEITPENMSTFHFHGDTTALPLTAILVEPVDAKETAMVMGRFQNSGTLQALKPPMVVDEMMGMVMQVRQFLDANYALVASAMGLLLALIVALSRRLRAREMETLFLLGCSRSTQFALQAAELLIIFAIAIAIALAAAWATVGWARDYLNTLAG